Proteins encoded in a region of the Vitis riparia cultivar Riparia Gloire de Montpellier isolate 1030 chromosome 7, EGFV_Vit.rip_1.0, whole genome shotgun sequence genome:
- the LOC117918565 gene encoding protein PIN-LIKES 7-like isoform X1, whose amino-acid sequence MGFWTLFEVASMPILQVLIIGSVGAFLATGYCNILPADARKSVNKIVFVAFTPSLMFAGLAQTVTLQDMISWWFMPVNIGLTFLFGGILGWLVVKILKPKQHLEGLIMATCSSGNLGNLLLIVIPAICEEDGSPFGDHASCGASGLSYASLSTALGGIFIWTYTYQLIRSSVTKYYAIQDVKDVIKVPNKELDANKETHLLKGEDQEHGTSSFPPSNSTGEDVEKQVIVSQESAGSLEDGKESFWARVAGIAGQMMKELLSPPTLGAILGFVFGAVPWLKNFLTGDEAPLRVVQDSVKLLANGTIPCITLILGGNLTRGLRSSGIKPSIIIAVICVRYFILPLIGIAVVKAASNLGFVLSDPLYLYVLMIQFTLPPAMNIGTMTELFNVGQEECSVLFLWTYLFAALALTVWSTIYMWLLS is encoded by the exons ATGGGTTTTTGGACACTTTTTGAGGTGGCTTCCATGCCAATTCTGCAAGTCCTCATAATTGGTTCAGTGGGGGCTTTCTTGGCAACTGGGTATTGCAACATCCTCCCAGCTGATGCTAGAAAATCTGTAAACAAG ATTGTGTTCGTCGCGTTTACTCCCTCACTCATGTTTGCGGGTCTCGCTCAAACTGTCACACTCCAGGACATGATCTCATG GTGGTTTATGCCTGTCAACATTGGCCTAACCTTTTTATTTGGAGGAATACTTGGATGGTTAGTAGTAAAAATACTAAAACCTAAGCAGCATCTTGAGGGCTTGATCATGGCCACATGTTCATCAG GAAACTTGGGAAACCTTCTCTTGATCGTTATCCCTGCAATCTGTGAAGAGGATGGCAGCCCATTTGGCGATCATGCTTCCTGCGGCGCTTCTGGACTTTCATATGCTTCTCTCTCCACGGCGCTTG GTGGTATATTTATCTGGACTTACACTTACCAGCTGATACGAAGTTCAGTCACAAAATACTATGCTATTCAAGACGTCAAGGATGTAATAAAGGTGCCCAACAAAGAATTAGATGCCAATAAGGAGACTCATCTTCTCAAGGGAGAAGATCAAGAGCATGGCACTTCAAGTTTTCCTCCATCAAATTCCACTGGGGAGGATGTAGAAAAGCAAGTT ATTGTATCCCAGGAATCAGCTGGCAGCCTGGAGGACGGTAAGGAATCATTCTGGGCTAGAGTAGCAGGGATCGCCGGCCAGATGATGAAAGAGCTACTGTCACCTCCAACCTTGGGTGCA ATTTTGGGTTTCGTTTTTGGGGCAGTCCCATGGCTGAAAAACTTTCTGACCGGTGATGAAGCTCCTCTGCGAGTGGTCCAAGACTCTGTCAAATTGCTCGC GAATGGAACAATCCCTTGTATCACCCTCATACTGGGAGGCAACCTAACTCGAG GCTTACGCTCATCAGGGATAAAACCATCAATCATCATCGCGGTGATTTGTGTGAGGTATTTCATACTTCCCCTAATTGGAATTGCAGTCGTCAAAGCAGCTAGCAACCTTGGCTTCGTCTTGTCAGACCCCTTGTACCTCTATGTGCTAATGATTCAGTTTACACTGCCACCGGCCATGAATATCG GTACCATGACTGAACTGTTTAATGTGGGGCAAGAGGAGTGCTCAGTCCTCTTCCTGTGGACATACTTGTTTGCAGCCTTGGCACTCACAGTTTGGTCAACAATCTACATGTGGTTATTATCCTGA
- the LOC117918565 gene encoding protein PIN-LIKES 5-like isoform X2 produces MIKGGENRWFMPVNIGLTFLFGGILGWLVVKILKPKQHLEGLIMATCSSGNLGNLLLIVIPAICEEDGSPFGDHASCGASGLSYASLSTALGGIFIWTYTYQLIRSSVTKYYAIQDVKDVIKVPNKELDANKETHLLKGEDQEHGTSSFPPSNSTGEDVEKQVIVSQESAGSLEDGKESFWARVAGIAGQMMKELLSPPTLGAILGFVFGAVPWLKNFLTGDEAPLRVVQDSVKLLANGTIPCITLILGGNLTRGLRSSGIKPSIIIAVICVRYFILPLIGIAVVKAASNLGFVLSDPLYLYVLMIQFTLPPAMNIGTMTELFNVGQEECSVLFLWTYLFAALALTVWSTIYMWLLS; encoded by the exons ATGATAAAAGGAGGGGAGAATAG GTGGTTTATGCCTGTCAACATTGGCCTAACCTTTTTATTTGGAGGAATACTTGGATGGTTAGTAGTAAAAATACTAAAACCTAAGCAGCATCTTGAGGGCTTGATCATGGCCACATGTTCATCAG GAAACTTGGGAAACCTTCTCTTGATCGTTATCCCTGCAATCTGTGAAGAGGATGGCAGCCCATTTGGCGATCATGCTTCCTGCGGCGCTTCTGGACTTTCATATGCTTCTCTCTCCACGGCGCTTG GTGGTATATTTATCTGGACTTACACTTACCAGCTGATACGAAGTTCAGTCACAAAATACTATGCTATTCAAGACGTCAAGGATGTAATAAAGGTGCCCAACAAAGAATTAGATGCCAATAAGGAGACTCATCTTCTCAAGGGAGAAGATCAAGAGCATGGCACTTCAAGTTTTCCTCCATCAAATTCCACTGGGGAGGATGTAGAAAAGCAAGTT ATTGTATCCCAGGAATCAGCTGGCAGCCTGGAGGACGGTAAGGAATCATTCTGGGCTAGAGTAGCAGGGATCGCCGGCCAGATGATGAAAGAGCTACTGTCACCTCCAACCTTGGGTGCA ATTTTGGGTTTCGTTTTTGGGGCAGTCCCATGGCTGAAAAACTTTCTGACCGGTGATGAAGCTCCTCTGCGAGTGGTCCAAGACTCTGTCAAATTGCTCGC GAATGGAACAATCCCTTGTATCACCCTCATACTGGGAGGCAACCTAACTCGAG GCTTACGCTCATCAGGGATAAAACCATCAATCATCATCGCGGTGATTTGTGTGAGGTATTTCATACTTCCCCTAATTGGAATTGCAGTCGTCAAAGCAGCTAGCAACCTTGGCTTCGTCTTGTCAGACCCCTTGTACCTCTATGTGCTAATGATTCAGTTTACACTGCCACCGGCCATGAATATCG GTACCATGACTGAACTGTTTAATGTGGGGCAAGAGGAGTGCTCAGTCCTCTTCCTGTGGACATACTTGTTTGCAGCCTTGGCACTCACAGTTTGGTCAACAATCTACATGTGGTTATTATCCTGA
- the LOC117918572 gene encoding exosome complex exonuclease RRP44 homolog A, whose protein sequence is MLQSKSFVRKTKQGKVVKVVREHYLRDDIYCGASICKVCDSSTARLSPSASTILILDTNVVLNQIDLLENPAIDDVVVLSVVLEEVKNKNISVYNRLRTLCNNSMRKFFVFSNEYHKDTYVKQMAGESPNDRNDRAIRVATQWYQSHLGAAARVLLITNDRENKRKATEEGISAETVESYVKALGQPGLLDLLVQPAPEDVGMEEVEDLRPSKRKVIYSEHKPMSEITSGLHRGIYHQGKLRVNRYNPFEAYVGSESIGDEIIIYGRGNMNRAFDGDVVAVELLPQDQWQEEKSLSIADEEDEEEEDVHLVPSSADDAPRNTDLAQGSVGGTKVVLCRPSGRVVGIIKRNWHSYCGSLEPMPMPAGNGGIAHALFVSKDRRIPKIRIQTRQLGNLLDKRIIVAVDSWDCLSRYPSGHYVRTIGEIGDRDTESEVVLIENDINSRPFSLQVLACLPPLPWSVSSEDLANPCRLDLRHVCVFSVDPPGCKDIDDALHCTTLPNGNFEVGVHIADVTNFVHPGTPLDDEAAQRGTSVYLVERRIDMLPKPLTEDICSLRSDVERLAFSVIWEMTPQAEIISTKYTKSIIKSCAALSYIEAQARMDDSRLMDPLTMDLRNMNALAKVMRLRRIERGALTLASAEVKFQIDTETHDPLDIGMYQIREANQMVEEFMLAANVSVAEKILKHFPLCSLLRRHPSPTREMLEPLLRTAAAVGLNLDVSSSKALADSLDHAVGDDPYFNKLIRILATRCMTQAVYFCSGDLSPPEFHHYGLAAPLYTHFTSPIRRYADVIVHRLLAASLGLYKLPTIFQDNAQLTSTADNLNYRHRNAQMAGRASVELHTLIYFRKRPTDTEARIVKIRSNGFIVFVPKYGIEGPVYLTPRGEKGGGEWVVDEQQQKVKKTDGSISYSVLQTVMIHMEVVEPQPNRPKLELALICR, encoded by the exons ATGCTGCAGAGCAAATCGTTCGTGAGGAAAACGAAGCAGGGAAAAGTAGTAAAG GTCGTTAGAGAGCATTATCTTCGAGATGATATCTACTGCGGAGCGTCGATTTGCAAAGTGTGCGATTCTTCAACTGCTCGGTTGAGTCCGTCGGCCTCCACTATTCTCATTCTCGACACTAATGTCGTTCTCAATCAG ATTGATTTGCTGGAGAATCCGGCGATTGATGACGTCGTGGTGCTGTCTGTGGTGCTGGAAGAAGTTAAGAACAAGAATATTTCTGTTTACAACAGACTTAGAACCCTTTGCAACAACTCTATGAGGaaattctttgttttctcaaacgAATATCACAA GGATACATATGTTAAGCAGATGGCTGGGGAAAGTCCAAATGATCGAAATGATAGAG caaTTCGAGTGGCAACtcaatggtatcagagtcatcTTGGTGCTGCGGCTCGGGTTTTGCTTATAACGAATGACAGAGAAAATAAGAGGAAGGCTACTGAAGAGGGAATTTCTGCGGAGACAG TTGAGTCATATGTGAAAGCACTGGGGCAACCAGGTTTGCTTGACCTGCTTGTGCAACCTGCCCCTGAAGATGTAGGCATGGAGGAAGTGGAAGATCTGAGACCTTCAAAGAGGAAAGTTATCTATAGTGAG CATAAGCCCATGTCTGAGATTACTTCTGGTTTGCATCGTGGAATCTACCATCAAGGAAAACTACGGGTTAATCGCTACAATCCTTTTGAAGCATATGTTGGAAGTGAGAGCATTGGTGATGAAATAATTATCTATGGTCGTGGAAACATGAATAGGGCTTTTGATGGTGATGTAGTAGCAGTGGAACTTTTGCCTCAAGATCAATGGCAAGAGGAGAAGTCTTTATCTATAGCAGATGAAG AGGACGAGGAGGAAGAAGATGTCCATCTTGTTCCAAGCAGTGCTGATGATGCCCCTAGAAATACAGATCTAGCACAGGGTTCAGTTGGAGGCACAAAAGTTGTTTTGTGCCGTCCATCTGGGCGTGTTGTTGGTATTATAAAGCGGAATTGGCACTC TTATTGTGGATCTTTGGAGCCAATGCCTATGCCTGCAGGCAATGGTGGTATTGCCCATGCTTTATTTGTCTCCAAAGATCGCAGAATTCCAAAGATCCGGATTCAAACTCGACAGCTTGGGAACCTTCTGGACAAGAGAATTATTGTGGCAGTTGATTCATGGGATTGTCTATCACGATATCCTTCTGGTCATTATGTGCGTACTATAGGAGAAATAGGTGATAGAGATACTGAAAGTGAG GTGGTGTTGATAGAGAATGATATAAACTCGAGACCATTTTCATTGCAAGTTTTGGCATGCTTGCCACCATTACCATGGTCAGTGTCTTCTGAAGACCTGGCAAATCCATGTAGGCTGGATTTGCGGCATGTGTGTGTTTTTAGCGTTGATCCTCCAG GATGCAAAGATATAGACGATGCACTGCATTGTACAACTCTTCCGAATGGAAATTTTGAAGTGGGAGTTC ACATTGctgatgtaacaaattttgtTCACCCTGGCACTCCCCTTGATGATGAGGCTGCGCAAAGGGGCACATCTGTCTACCTTGTTGAGCGCAGAATTGACATGCTTCCTAAACCTTTAACGGAAG ATATATGTTCTCTTCGGTCTGATGTGGAAAGGCTAGCTTTCTCTGTTATTTGG GAGATGACACCTCAAGCAGAGATTATTTctacaaaatatacaaaaagtATCATTAAATCTTGTGCAGCATTGTCTTATATTGAAGCTCAAGCTAGGATGGATGATAG TCGCTTGATGGATCCATTAACTATGGATTTGCGAAATATGAATGCTTTGGCAAAG GTCATGAGGCTTAGGCGTATTGAGAGAGGAGCCCTAACTCTAGCTTCTGCAGAagtcaaatttcaaattgataCTGAAACTCATGATCCTCTTGATATTG GAATGTACCAAATTCGTGAAGCAAACCAAATGGTTGAGGAGTTTATGCTTGCTGCTAATGTTTCAGTTGCAGAAAAAATCCTAAAGCATTTTCCGCTTTGTTCATTATTAAG GCGCCATCCTAGTCCAACCAGAGAAATGCTTGAACCTTTGCTGCGTACAGCTGCAGCTGTGGGTCTCAATTTGGATGTTTCATCATCAAAAGCACTGGCTGATTCACTTGATCATGCTGTG GGTGATGATCCATACTTCAATAAGCTTATTCGAATACTAGCGACTAGATGCATGACACAG GCAGTTTACTTCTGTAGTGGGGATCTTAGTCCCCCAGAATTCCATCATTATGGGCTTGCAGCACCTCTCTATACTCATTTCACCTCTCCTATAAGGAGATATGCAG ATGTCATTGTACACAGGCTACTTGCTGCATCTTTAGGGTTATACAAACTTCCGACAATATTCCAAGACAATGCCCAACTCACTAGTACTGCAGACA ATTTGAATTATCGGCATAGAAATGCCCAGATGGCAGGCCGGGCCTCAGTAGAGCTGCATACTCTAATCTATTTCAGGAAACG GCCGACAGACACAGAGGCCAGAATAGTGAAGATAAGATCCAATGGCTTTATTGTATTTGTGCCCAA GTATGGAATAGAAGGGCCCGTGTACCTTACACCGAGAGGTGAAAAGGGAGGTGGTGAGTGGGTGGTAGACGAGCAGCAGCAGAAGGTAAAGAAGACGGACGGTAGCATTTCCTACAGTGTTCTGCAAACAGTAATGATTCACATGGAGGTTGTGGAGCCCCAGCCAAACCGGCCCAAGCTCGAACTTGCCCTTATCTGCAGATGA
- the LOC117919186 gene encoding serine/threonine-protein kinase/endoribonuclease IRE1a isoform X1, with translation MIRHFLLVLGVLLVASGSLGEFSTSESSEDPAPSPRRDDFMYSSRPTRRSLLSLPNKNDTALVAALNGTIHLVESNSMKVLWSFTSGPSIYSSYQAPLDQDNATDWGSGFFVDCGEDWELYMHGRHFGKVKLPMTAEEFISSTPHVSEDGGVILGSKQTTVFLLNAKTGKLIHSYRSLESPPTPLSNKEESVVHDKDIKEWVDSGSTNLNIVEPRLYITRTDYSLQSFAQGSDKVLWNMTVAEIGAAFLCQGTENLFSRPPLNLGCELGPEYNCDFEMPLPCQSKAVVYRYRGHTMLEPFPRHDRLQEAHQEDRLLLQPNIDKTLDFHPQDMMLPAVVPNHMLPSEPKDEISLNFQDNNDSEAVLPLSPPKIKNSGISGQNVQMPYNGGLSMFSGGSVLFSLIVFIVILLVSVIYCCTRVAGEQGEMNKQPNDSDSNSVPSKKRKIRKSAKNNISSGKKDEHVLSENKDGSAHIASDNSPWLNLNGLVDGDTNGRIVGKLFVSNTVIAKGSNGTIVLEGIHEGRSVAVKRLVWAHHDVAFKEIQNLIASDRHPNIVRWYGVEYDQDFVYLSLERCTCSLNDLLQIHSNSSLNPGFTMDQATKAMMEYRIQLDSVKCIVQDIKLWKSNGYPSSVLLSLMRDVVSGLVHLHDLGIIHRDLKPQNVLIIKEKSLCAKLSDMGISKRLVGDMSSLGHHATGYGSSGWQAPEQLLHGRQTRAVDLFSLGCILFSCITGGRHPFGDPLERDVNIVKNKPDLFLVEFIPEALDLFARLLDPKPELRPKASEVLYHPLFWSSELRLSFLRDASDRVELEDRESNSHVLKALEGTAPTALGGKWNEKMEPAFLADIGRYRRYKFDSVRDLLRVIRNKLNHYRELPREIQEILGSVPEGFDSYFSSRFPRLLIEVYKVVSRHCKGEECFQKYFKAM, from the exons ATGATCCGCCATTTCCTTCTCGTTCTAGGCGTTTTACTCGTCGCTTCGGGGTCCCTCGGTGAATTTTCGACTTCAGAATCATCGGAGGATCCGGCTCCAAGTCCGCGTAGGGATGATTTCATGTACTCGAGTCGACCCACGAGACGATCTTTGCTGTCTCTTCCCAA TAAAAATGACACCGCATTGGTGGCTGCCTTGAACGGTACAATCCATTTAGTGGAGAGTAATTCCATGAAAGTGCTCTGGTCATTTACATCAGGACCTTCAATCTATTCTTCATATCAGGCTCCTCTTGACCAAGATAACGCAACTGATTGGGGTTCTGGTTTTTTTGTGGACTGTGGAGAGGACTGGGAGTTGTATATGCACGGCCGGCACTTTGGTAAAGTG AAACTTCCAATGACTGCTGAAGAATTCATCAGCAGCACACCGCATGTGTCTGAGGATGGAGGAGTTATACTTGGGTCCAAACAAACTACTGTGTTTCTGCTTAATGCTAAGACTGGAAAACTAATACATTCTTATAGGTCATTGGAGTCTCCACCCACGCCACTGAGCAACAAAGAGGAGAGTGTTGTGCATGATAAAGATATTAAGGAATGGGTAGATTCTGGTTCTACAAACCTGAATATTGTTGAGCCACGTCTTTATATTACAAGAACAGACTATTCATTGCAGTCGTTTGCACAAGGTTCAGACAAAGTTTTATGGAATATGACAGTTGCTGAAATTGGTGCTGCTTTTCTTTGTCAAGGTACTGAGAATCTGTTTAGCAGGCCACCTTTAAATCTGGGATGTGAACTTGGCCCTGAATATAACTGTGATTTTGAAATGCCATTGCCATGTCAATCAAAGGCCGTTGTCTACCGATATCGTGGTCATACTATGTTGGAACCTTTTCCTAGGCATGATAGGCTGCAGGAGGCTCATCAAGAAGATAGGCTGCTTTTGCAACCCAATATCGATAAAACTTTAGACTTTCACCCCCAAGATATGATGCTTCCAGCTGTTGTTCCAAACCATATGCTTCCTTCAGAGCCCAAAGATGAGATATCTTTAAACTTTCAGGATAACAATGACAGTGAAGCTGTGCTCCCCTTATCTCCTCCCAAGATAAAAAACTCGGGGATCTCTGGCCAGAATGTGCAAATGCCTTATAATGGTGGTTTAAGTATGTTTTCTGGAGGGTCAGTCTTGTTTTCTCTCATTGTATTCATTGTCATTCTCTTGGTCTCTGTCATCTACTGCTGTACTCGAGTGGCTGGAGAACAAGGTGAGATGAACAAGCAACCAAATGATTCAGATTCAAACTCTGTACCttccaaaaaaaggaaaattcggAAATCGGCAAAGAATAACATCAGTTCAGGAAAAAAGGATGAGCATGTCTTGTCTGAAAATAAGGATGGGTCTGCTCACATTGCCAGTGATAACAGCCCATGGTTGAACCTTAATGGACTTGTTGATGGTGACACAAATGGACGTATTGTTGGTAAATTATTTGTATCGAATACAGTGATTGCTAAGGGAAGTAATGGCACTATTGTCCTTGAGGGAATCCATGAAGGCCGCTCGGTTGCTGTGAAACGCCTTGTCTGGGCTCACCATGATGTGGCTtttaaagaaattcaaaatcttATTGCATCTGACCGGCATCCAAATATTGTTCGATGGTATGGAGTGGAGTATGATCAAGATTTTGTGTATCTATCACTGGAACGTTGTACATGCAGCTTAAATGATTTGCTTCAGATTCACTCAAATTCCTCCCTAAACCCAGGGTTCACCATGGACCAAGCTACAAAAGCTATGATGGAGTATAGAATCCAGTTGGATTCAGTGAAATGTATTGTGCAGGATATCAAATTGTGGAAATCAAATGGCTATCCTTCATCTGTATTATTAAGCTTAATGAG GGATGTGGTTTCTGGGCTTGTACATTTACATGACTTGGGAATAATTCATCGAGACTTGAAGCCTCAAAATGTGttgataattaaggaaaaatctTTATGTGCAAAGCTTTCTGATATGGGTATTAGCAAGCGCCTTGTTGGGGATATGTCTTCCTTGGGTCATCATGCTACTG GTTATGGCAGTTCGGGTTGGCAGGCACCTGAGCAGCTTCTTCATGGACGCCAAACACGAGCAGTAGATTTGTTTAGTTTAGGTTGCATCCTCTTTTCCTGCATCACTGGTGGAAGACATCCATTTGGCGACCCTCTTGAACGTGATGTCAATATTGTTAAGAACAAACCGGACCTCTTCTTAGTGGAGTTTATTCCAGAAGCTTTGGATCTTTTTGCTCGTTTGTTAGACCCCAAGCCTGAATTGAG GCCAAAGGCCTCGGAGGTCTTGTACCATCCTCTGTTTTGGAGCTCCGAGCTGCGGTTGTCATTTCTTCGTGATGCAAGTGACAGGGTAGAATTGGAAGATAGGGAGAGTAATTCCCATGTCTTGAAGGCATTAGAAGGTACTGCACCAACGGCATTGGGTGGGAAATGGAATGAAAAAATGGAACCTGCATTCCTTGCTGATATTGGACGTTACAGGCGATATAAGTTTGATAGTGTTCGGGATTTATTGCGAGTCATACGGAACAAGTTGAATCATTACAGAGAGCTTCCCAGAGAAATTCAG GAAATCTTGGGATCAGTTCCTGAAGGATTTGACAGCTATTTTTCAAGCCGATTCCCAAGGCTCTTGATTGAGGTGTACAAAGTTGTATCCAGACACTGTAAGGGAGAGGAATGTTTTCAGAAGTATTTCAAAGCAATGTAG
- the LOC117919186 gene encoding serine/threonine-protein kinase/endoribonuclease IRE1a isoform X2 yields the protein MTAEEFISSTPHVSEDGGVILGSKQTTVFLLNAKTGKLIHSYRSLESPPTPLSNKEESVVHDKDIKEWVDSGSTNLNIVEPRLYITRTDYSLQSFAQGSDKVLWNMTVAEIGAAFLCQGTENLFSRPPLNLGCELGPEYNCDFEMPLPCQSKAVVYRYRGHTMLEPFPRHDRLQEAHQEDRLLLQPNIDKTLDFHPQDMMLPAVVPNHMLPSEPKDEISLNFQDNNDSEAVLPLSPPKIKNSGISGQNVQMPYNGGLSMFSGGSVLFSLIVFIVILLVSVIYCCTRVAGEQGEMNKQPNDSDSNSVPSKKRKIRKSAKNNISSGKKDEHVLSENKDGSAHIASDNSPWLNLNGLVDGDTNGRIVGKLFVSNTVIAKGSNGTIVLEGIHEGRSVAVKRLVWAHHDVAFKEIQNLIASDRHPNIVRWYGVEYDQDFVYLSLERCTCSLNDLLQIHSNSSLNPGFTMDQATKAMMEYRIQLDSVKCIVQDIKLWKSNGYPSSVLLSLMRDVVSGLVHLHDLGIIHRDLKPQNVLIIKEKSLCAKLSDMGISKRLVGDMSSLGHHATGYGSSGWQAPEQLLHGRQTRAVDLFSLGCILFSCITGGRHPFGDPLERDVNIVKNKPDLFLVEFIPEALDLFARLLDPKPELRPKASEVLYHPLFWSSELRLSFLRDASDRVELEDRESNSHVLKALEGTAPTALGGKWNEKMEPAFLADIGRYRRYKFDSVRDLLRVIRNKLNHYRELPREIQEILGSVPEGFDSYFSSRFPRLLIEVYKVVSRHCKGEECFQKYFKAM from the exons ATGACTGCTGAAGAATTCATCAGCAGCACACCGCATGTGTCTGAGGATGGAGGAGTTATACTTGGGTCCAAACAAACTACTGTGTTTCTGCTTAATGCTAAGACTGGAAAACTAATACATTCTTATAGGTCATTGGAGTCTCCACCCACGCCACTGAGCAACAAAGAGGAGAGTGTTGTGCATGATAAAGATATTAAGGAATGGGTAGATTCTGGTTCTACAAACCTGAATATTGTTGAGCCACGTCTTTATATTACAAGAACAGACTATTCATTGCAGTCGTTTGCACAAGGTTCAGACAAAGTTTTATGGAATATGACAGTTGCTGAAATTGGTGCTGCTTTTCTTTGTCAAGGTACTGAGAATCTGTTTAGCAGGCCACCTTTAAATCTGGGATGTGAACTTGGCCCTGAATATAACTGTGATTTTGAAATGCCATTGCCATGTCAATCAAAGGCCGTTGTCTACCGATATCGTGGTCATACTATGTTGGAACCTTTTCCTAGGCATGATAGGCTGCAGGAGGCTCATCAAGAAGATAGGCTGCTTTTGCAACCCAATATCGATAAAACTTTAGACTTTCACCCCCAAGATATGATGCTTCCAGCTGTTGTTCCAAACCATATGCTTCCTTCAGAGCCCAAAGATGAGATATCTTTAAACTTTCAGGATAACAATGACAGTGAAGCTGTGCTCCCCTTATCTCCTCCCAAGATAAAAAACTCGGGGATCTCTGGCCAGAATGTGCAAATGCCTTATAATGGTGGTTTAAGTATGTTTTCTGGAGGGTCAGTCTTGTTTTCTCTCATTGTATTCATTGTCATTCTCTTGGTCTCTGTCATCTACTGCTGTACTCGAGTGGCTGGAGAACAAGGTGAGATGAACAAGCAACCAAATGATTCAGATTCAAACTCTGTACCttccaaaaaaaggaaaattcggAAATCGGCAAAGAATAACATCAGTTCAGGAAAAAAGGATGAGCATGTCTTGTCTGAAAATAAGGATGGGTCTGCTCACATTGCCAGTGATAACAGCCCATGGTTGAACCTTAATGGACTTGTTGATGGTGACACAAATGGACGTATTGTTGGTAAATTATTTGTATCGAATACAGTGATTGCTAAGGGAAGTAATGGCACTATTGTCCTTGAGGGAATCCATGAAGGCCGCTCGGTTGCTGTGAAACGCCTTGTCTGGGCTCACCATGATGTGGCTtttaaagaaattcaaaatcttATTGCATCTGACCGGCATCCAAATATTGTTCGATGGTATGGAGTGGAGTATGATCAAGATTTTGTGTATCTATCACTGGAACGTTGTACATGCAGCTTAAATGATTTGCTTCAGATTCACTCAAATTCCTCCCTAAACCCAGGGTTCACCATGGACCAAGCTACAAAAGCTATGATGGAGTATAGAATCCAGTTGGATTCAGTGAAATGTATTGTGCAGGATATCAAATTGTGGAAATCAAATGGCTATCCTTCATCTGTATTATTAAGCTTAATGAG GGATGTGGTTTCTGGGCTTGTACATTTACATGACTTGGGAATAATTCATCGAGACTTGAAGCCTCAAAATGTGttgataattaaggaaaaatctTTATGTGCAAAGCTTTCTGATATGGGTATTAGCAAGCGCCTTGTTGGGGATATGTCTTCCTTGGGTCATCATGCTACTG GTTATGGCAGTTCGGGTTGGCAGGCACCTGAGCAGCTTCTTCATGGACGCCAAACACGAGCAGTAGATTTGTTTAGTTTAGGTTGCATCCTCTTTTCCTGCATCACTGGTGGAAGACATCCATTTGGCGACCCTCTTGAACGTGATGTCAATATTGTTAAGAACAAACCGGACCTCTTCTTAGTGGAGTTTATTCCAGAAGCTTTGGATCTTTTTGCTCGTTTGTTAGACCCCAAGCCTGAATTGAG GCCAAAGGCCTCGGAGGTCTTGTACCATCCTCTGTTTTGGAGCTCCGAGCTGCGGTTGTCATTTCTTCGTGATGCAAGTGACAGGGTAGAATTGGAAGATAGGGAGAGTAATTCCCATGTCTTGAAGGCATTAGAAGGTACTGCACCAACGGCATTGGGTGGGAAATGGAATGAAAAAATGGAACCTGCATTCCTTGCTGATATTGGACGTTACAGGCGATATAAGTTTGATAGTGTTCGGGATTTATTGCGAGTCATACGGAACAAGTTGAATCATTACAGAGAGCTTCCCAGAGAAATTCAG GAAATCTTGGGATCAGTTCCTGAAGGATTTGACAGCTATTTTTCAAGCCGATTCCCAAGGCTCTTGATTGAGGTGTACAAAGTTGTATCCAGACACTGTAAGGGAGAGGAATGTTTTCAGAAGTATTTCAAAGCAATGTAG